Proteins encoded together in one Thermomonospora curvata DSM 43183 window:
- the rsmH gene encoding 16S rRNA (cytosine(1402)-N(4))-methyltransferase RsmH, translated as MQDSACAAQAGHIPVLLDRVLSLLAPAVESAPAGRDPLYVDATLGMGGHAEAMLQAHPRLRLIGLDRDPSAIERAGRRLARFADRVRLVHAVYDELPRVLAELGEPHAEAILFDLGVSSPQLDEAERGFAYSYDAPLDMRMDPTQPLTAADVVNGYPPEELARILREYGEERHARRIAAAIERERRRAPLRSTGRLAELVRQAIPAPARRSGGNPAKRTFQALRIEVNGELAIWERALPAALQALPVGGRVAVLSYHSLEDRITKRVLTACSTDTTPPGLPVSLPEHRPTFRLLTRGAETPGEEEITANPRAASARLRAAERIGEPVAAPAGPGGRA; from the coding sequence GTGCAGGACAGCGCTTGCGCGGCGCAGGCCGGCCACATACCGGTACTGCTCGACCGCGTCCTGTCCCTGCTGGCCCCCGCCGTCGAATCCGCCCCCGCCGGGCGCGACCCGCTCTATGTCGACGCCACCTTGGGAATGGGCGGCCATGCCGAGGCCATGCTGCAGGCGCATCCGAGATTGCGCCTGATCGGGCTGGACCGCGACCCCTCCGCCATCGAACGCGCCGGCCGCCGCCTGGCGCGTTTCGCCGACCGCGTGCGCCTGGTGCACGCCGTCTACGACGAGCTTCCCCGCGTGCTGGCGGAGCTGGGCGAGCCGCACGCCGAGGCGATCCTGTTCGACCTGGGAGTCTCCTCCCCCCAGCTGGATGAGGCCGAACGCGGCTTCGCCTACTCCTACGACGCCCCGCTGGACATGCGGATGGACCCCACCCAGCCGCTGACCGCCGCCGACGTGGTCAACGGCTACCCGCCCGAGGAACTGGCCCGCATCCTGCGCGAGTACGGCGAAGAACGCCACGCCCGGCGCATCGCCGCCGCGATCGAACGCGAACGCCGCCGCGCGCCGCTGCGCTCCACCGGGCGGCTGGCCGAGCTGGTGCGCCAGGCCATCCCCGCACCGGCCCGCCGCAGCGGCGGCAACCCCGCCAAACGGACTTTCCAAGCACTGCGCATCGAGGTCAACGGCGAACTGGCGATCTGGGAGCGGGCGCTGCCGGCCGCTTTGCAGGCGCTGCCCGTCGGCGGCCGGGTGGCGGTGCTGTCGTACCACTCGCTGGAGGACCGCATCACCAAGCGGGTGCTGACGGCCTGCAGCACCGACACCACCCCGCCGGGACTGCCCGTCTCGCTGCCGGAGCACCGGCCGACCTTCCGGCTGCTGACCCGGGGCGCCGAGACGCCCGGCGAGGAGGAGATCACGGCCAACCCGCGCGCCGCCTCGGCCCGGCTGCGCGCGGCCGAGCGAATCGGCGAGCCGGTCGCCGCACCGGCGGGTCCAGGAGGCAGGGCATGA
- the mraZ gene encoding division/cell wall cluster transcriptional repressor MraZ — protein sequence MFLGTHTPRLDEKGRLFLPAKYREELSGGLVITKGQERCLYVFPVAEFQRITEALRTAPLTDKALRAYSRVFFAGACDEVPDKQGRITIPPALRAYAGLERDCAVIGANTRLEIWDARAWQKYLEAQEPAFADLSEEVMPGIL from the coding sequence GTGTTTCTGGGCACCCATACTCCGCGTCTTGATGAGAAGGGACGGCTGTTCCTGCCGGCGAAATACCGCGAGGAGTTGTCGGGGGGATTGGTGATCACGAAGGGCCAGGAACGCTGCCTCTACGTCTTCCCCGTGGCAGAGTTCCAGCGCATCACCGAGGCCCTGCGCACCGCACCGCTCACCGACAAGGCCCTGCGGGCCTACAGCCGGGTCTTCTTCGCCGGCGCCTGTGACGAGGTCCCCGACAAGCAGGGGCGCATCACCATACCGCCGGCGCTGCGGGCCTACGCCGGTCTCGAACGGGACTGCGCCGTCATCGGGGCCAACACCCGTCTGGAGATCTGGGACGCCCGGGCGTGGCAGAAGTACCTGGAGGCCCAGGAGCCCGCCTTCGCGGATCTGTCGGAGGAGGTGATGCCCGGGATCTTGTGA
- a CDS encoding AAA family ATPase — protein MSVGTHGESYVNPPAPAPEASRNGGVGLDDLVQIATKIRNAVESVVEGKPRAVRLALTVLLAEGHLLIEDVPGVGKTLLAKALARSIDCSVRRVQFTPDLLPSDITGVSAYNAERGEFEFKPGPVFANIVVGDEINRASPKTQSALLECMEERQVTVDGATYPLESPFMVIATQNPVEMEGTYPLPEAQRDRFTARISMGYPDPAAELEMIDSHGRSSPLERLTPVAHAHDVRALAEAVRQVHLSPGVRQYAIDLITATRKHPDLRLGASPRATLQLVRAARAYAALDDRDYVVPDDLQALAVPVLAHRLLPTPEALLERRTPEQVVAALVERLPVPGPRR, from the coding sequence GTGTCAGTAGGGACGCATGGCGAGTCATATGTGAATCCCCCCGCACCCGCCCCCGAAGCGTCCCGAAACGGCGGCGTAGGGCTGGACGATCTGGTGCAGATCGCAACCAAGATCCGCAACGCCGTGGAGTCGGTCGTGGAAGGCAAGCCCCGGGCCGTCCGGCTGGCGCTGACGGTGCTGCTGGCCGAGGGGCACCTGCTGATCGAGGACGTGCCGGGCGTGGGCAAGACGCTGCTGGCCAAGGCGTTGGCGCGGTCCATCGACTGCTCGGTGCGGCGCGTGCAGTTCACCCCCGACCTGCTGCCCAGCGACATCACCGGGGTGAGCGCCTACAACGCCGAACGGGGCGAGTTCGAGTTCAAACCCGGCCCGGTCTTCGCCAACATCGTGGTCGGCGACGAGATCAACCGGGCCTCCCCCAAGACCCAGTCGGCGCTGCTGGAGTGCATGGAGGAACGGCAGGTCACGGTGGACGGCGCCACCTACCCGCTGGAGTCGCCGTTCATGGTGATCGCCACCCAGAACCCGGTGGAGATGGAGGGCACCTACCCGCTGCCGGAGGCCCAGCGGGACCGGTTCACCGCCCGCATCTCCATGGGCTACCCGGACCCGGCCGCCGAGCTGGAGATGATCGACTCCCATGGGCGGTCCTCGCCGCTGGAGCGGCTGACCCCGGTGGCGCACGCCCACGACGTGCGCGCCCTGGCCGAGGCGGTCCGCCAGGTTCACCTGTCGCCGGGGGTGCGCCAGTACGCCATCGACCTGATCACCGCCACCCGCAAGCACCCGGATCTGCGGCTGGGCGCCTCGCCCCGGGCGACGCTGCAGCTGGTGCGGGCGGCCCGCGCCTACGCCGCGCTCGACGACCGCGACTATGTGGTGCCCGACGACCTGCAGGCGCTGGCCGTCCCGGTGCTGGCGCACCGGCTGCTGCCGACCCCCGAGGCGCTGCTGGAGCGGCGCACCCCCGAGCAGGTGGTGGCCGCCCTGGTGGAACGGCTGCCGGTGCCCGGTCCGCGCCGCTGA
- a CDS encoding DUF58 domain-containing protein, with protein MRRTLSGLTTRGRSFMAAGVTAIVCAFVLGERDLLRAGMLVLVLPLLSAVMVARTRYRLVCARRLAPARVPVGHEARVDLRLQNVSRLPSGLLLVEDRVPYALGGRARFVIERIEPQGSRELSYRVRSQVRGRHRVGPLTVRLADPFGLVELVRSFSVADRLTVTPQVVELPAGRPPGGWGGGGDSPARALAGSGEDDVAPREYRHGDDLRRVHWRSTARRGELMVRREERHRRDSGTLLLDTRARAHPGEGPAGSFEQAVSIAASVGVHLSRAGVGLRLVTDAGRSLEASAAFESALLDLLAGVRPSKRSSLNRGLAELTGGGPGENGAGPVIAVLGALEEQEAQALAALRRGAAAHVAIMVDQSGDRRRPSDRAARLLRAAGWQVTVVASAAELPAAWIAADRAPRRQARSSP; from the coding sequence GTGAGGAGAACGCTCAGCGGCCTGACCACGCGCGGCAGGTCCTTCATGGCCGCCGGGGTGACCGCGATCGTGTGCGCGTTCGTGCTCGGGGAGCGGGACCTGCTGCGCGCCGGGATGCTGGTGCTGGTGCTGCCGCTGCTGTCGGCGGTGATGGTCGCGCGGACCCGCTACCGGCTGGTGTGCGCCCGGCGGCTGGCGCCCGCCAGGGTGCCGGTGGGGCACGAGGCCCGGGTGGACCTGCGGCTGCAGAACGTCTCGCGGCTGCCCAGCGGGCTGCTGCTGGTGGAGGACCGGGTGCCGTACGCCCTGGGCGGGCGGGCCCGGTTCGTGATCGAGCGGATCGAGCCGCAGGGGTCGCGCGAGCTGAGCTACCGGGTGCGCTCGCAGGTGCGCGGACGTCACCGGGTGGGCCCGCTGACGGTGCGGCTGGCCGACCCGTTCGGGCTGGTGGAGCTGGTCCGCTCCTTCAGCGTGGCGGACCGGCTGACCGTCACCCCGCAGGTGGTGGAGCTGCCGGCCGGGCGGCCGCCGGGCGGATGGGGCGGAGGCGGCGACAGCCCGGCCCGCGCGCTGGCCGGCTCCGGCGAGGACGATGTGGCGCCCCGGGAGTACCGGCACGGCGACGACCTGCGGCGGGTGCACTGGCGGTCGACCGCGCGCCGCGGCGAGCTGATGGTGCGCCGCGAGGAGCGGCACCGGCGCGACAGCGGCACGCTGCTGCTGGACACCCGGGCCCGCGCGCACCCCGGGGAGGGGCCGGCCGGGTCGTTCGAGCAGGCGGTGTCGATCGCCGCCTCGGTGGGCGTGCATCTGAGCCGGGCCGGGGTGGGGCTGCGGCTGGTCACCGACGCCGGGCGGTCGCTGGAGGCCTCGGCCGCCTTCGAAAGCGCGCTGCTGGACCTGCTGGCCGGGGTGCGGCCCTCCAAGAGAAGCTCGCTGAACCGCGGCCTGGCCGAGCTGACCGGCGGCGGTCCGGGCGAAAACGGCGCAGGACCGGTCATCGCGGTGCTCGGCGCGCTGGAGGAGCAGGAGGCGCAGGCGCTGGCGGCGCTGCGGCGCGGCGCCGCCGCCCATGTGGCGATCATGGTGGATCAATCCGGTGACCGGCGCCGCCCGAGCGACCGGGCCGCCCGGCTGCTGCGCGCCGCGGGCTGGCAGGTGACGGTGGTCGCCTCGGCCGCCGAGCTGCCCGCCGCCTGGATCGCCGCCGACCGGGCGCCCCGCCGGCAGGCCCGAAGCAGTCCGTAA
- a CDS encoding transglutaminaseTgpA domain-containing protein, producing MRVHLTIVAAVATLLSSIGLYPLFEGTGWAWSGVGAIATVAAAGALSRRLRLPAVADPPVALFFLLAYLTLRYAPGQALLGAVPTPASLARLAELAGEGWETANRYAAPVPPGPGIELLATSGIGAVAVMVDLLAVRLRRAAAAGLPLLALYSVPAAIREESLSWVAFALGAAGFLWLLLIDSREQTRAWGRPVPPRSAAARRIRPHPMASSGNRVGLAAVAIAVAVPTVVPGVHPRGPFGLGAGAGESGSQTVTTPDPLVSLKRELTRQSDEVVLVYRTDDQAPDYLRLFALDRFDGDHWTYSPLQSSPRDRITEGRPLPAPPGLSAVRSRPVTTRISVASHVRNMNFLPVPYAPAMVSIGGDWRVHAPSLMIYSLRDEAAGRTYTVSSLRAEPTPRQLAQAPSPAAEVLRRYLGVPGDLPPQVRRLTEQITAGARSQYEQARRLQRWFTTGDRFVYDTSAIAPRATSDLVDFLLVNRRGYCEQFAASMALMARLLGIPARVAMGYTSGTQAPDGRWVVRSRDAHAWPELYFEGAGWVRFEPTPAGPGGQGSATVPSYTRESGEDNRQPQASAPDAAEPSPSQAAQTPDATPGAGRLADRDAPQAGREMAADAADGGGPFGWIAAGLLTALVLSAPMAARSLARRRRWAQVAPAGAAGRRLAGGGRGGGQAPSDPGAAAHAAWRELRAEAIDHGLAWRSGESPRATARRLSRTLEPGSPAVAALERLARAEERARYARVPAPADTLGEDIRIVREAFGAAVDRRTRWRARLAPPSTMEGLREGAARFAADLGRFDAHRLGVVLRRVFRR from the coding sequence ATGCGCGTGCATTTGACGATCGTCGCCGCGGTGGCGACGCTGCTGAGCTCGATCGGGCTCTATCCCCTGTTCGAGGGGACCGGCTGGGCCTGGTCGGGGGTGGGCGCCATCGCGACGGTGGCGGCGGCGGGCGCGCTGTCGCGCCGGCTGCGGCTGCCGGCGGTGGCCGACCCGCCGGTCGCCCTGTTCTTCCTGCTGGCGTACCTCACCCTGCGGTACGCCCCCGGCCAGGCGCTGCTGGGCGCAGTGCCCACGCCCGCGTCCCTGGCCCGGCTCGCCGAGCTGGCCGGCGAGGGGTGGGAGACGGCCAACCGGTACGCGGCGCCGGTGCCGCCGGGGCCGGGCATCGAGCTGCTGGCCACCTCGGGCATCGGCGCGGTGGCCGTCATGGTGGACCTGCTGGCGGTGCGGCTGCGCCGGGCCGCCGCGGCCGGGCTGCCGCTGCTGGCGCTCTACAGCGTGCCCGCCGCGATCCGCGAGGAAAGCCTGAGCTGGGTGGCGTTCGCGCTGGGCGCCGCCGGGTTCCTGTGGCTGCTGCTGATCGACTCCCGGGAGCAGACGCGCGCCTGGGGCAGGCCGGTGCCGCCCCGCTCCGCGGCGGCGCGGCGGATCCGGCCGCATCCGATGGCCTCCTCGGGCAACCGGGTGGGGCTGGCGGCGGTGGCGATCGCGGTGGCGGTGCCCACCGTGGTGCCGGGGGTGCACCCGCGCGGGCCGTTCGGGCTGGGCGCCGGCGCCGGGGAGAGCGGCTCACAGACGGTGACCACCCCCGATCCGTTGGTCAGCCTGAAGCGGGAGCTGACCCGCCAAAGCGACGAGGTCGTGCTCGTCTACCGCACCGACGACCAAGCCCCCGACTATCTGCGGCTGTTCGCGCTCGACCGGTTCGACGGGGACCACTGGACCTACAGCCCGCTGCAGAGCTCGCCGCGCGACCGGATCACCGAAGGCCGCCCCCTGCCGGCCCCGCCCGGTTTGTCGGCCGTGCGCAGCCGCCCGGTCACCACGCGGATCTCGGTGGCCTCGCACGTACGGAACATGAACTTCCTGCCGGTCCCCTATGCGCCGGCCATGGTGTCGATCGGCGGCGACTGGCGGGTGCACGCGCCGTCGCTGATGATCTACTCGCTGCGCGACGAGGCCGCCGGACGCACCTACACGGTCTCCAGCCTGCGCGCCGAGCCCACTCCCCGGCAGCTGGCCCAGGCCCCCTCCCCCGCCGCGGAGGTGCTGCGCCGGTACCTGGGGGTGCCCGGTGACCTCCCCCCGCAGGTGCGGCGGTTGACCGAGCAGATCACCGCCGGGGCCCGGTCGCAGTACGAGCAGGCGCGCCGGCTGCAGCGCTGGTTCACCACCGGCGACCGGTTCGTCTACGACACCAGCGCGATCGCGCCCCGGGCGACCTCTGACCTGGTGGACTTCCTGCTGGTCAACAGGCGGGGGTACTGCGAGCAGTTCGCGGCGTCGATGGCGTTGATGGCCCGGCTGCTGGGCATCCCGGCCCGAGTCGCCATGGGGTACACCTCCGGGACGCAGGCCCCCGACGGACGCTGGGTGGTCCGCTCCCGGGACGCGCACGCCTGGCCGGAGCTGTACTTCGAGGGCGCCGGCTGGGTGCGGTTCGAGCCGACCCCGGCCGGGCCCGGCGGGCAGGGCAGCGCCACCGTCCCCTCCTACACCCGGGAAAGCGGCGAGGACAACCGGCAGCCGCAGGCCAGTGCCCCGGACGCCGCCGAGCCCTCCCCCTCTCAGGCCGCGCAGACCCCGGACGCCACGCCCGGCGCCGGCCGTCTCGCCGACCGGGACGCCCCGCAGGCCGGGCGGGAGATGGCGGCCGATGCCGCAGACGGCGGCGGTCCGTTCGGCTGGATCGCCGCCGGCCTGCTGACGGCGCTGGTCCTGAGCGCCCCGATGGCCGCCCGGTCGCTGGCGCGGCGGCGGCGCTGGGCGCAGGTGGCGCCGGCCGGCGCCGCCGGGCGGCGGCTCGCAGGCGGCGGACGGGGCGGGGGCCAGGCGCCGTCCGATCCGGGTGCGGCCGCGCACGCCGCCTGGCGGGAGCTGCGCGCCGAGGCCATCGATCACGGCCTGGCCTGGCGGTCCGGTGAAAGCCCCCGGGCCACCGCGCGCCGGCTGAGCCGGACGCTGGAGCCGGGTTCACCGGCCGTCGCCGCGCTGGAGCGGTTGGCCAGGGCAGAGGAGCGGGCCCGCTATGCGCGCGTCCCCGCCCCCGCCGACACCCTGGGCGAAGACATCCGGATCGTGCGGGAGGCGTTCGGGGCGGCGGTGGACCGGCGCACCCGCTGGCGGGCCCGGCTGGCCCCGCCCTCGACGATGGAGGGCCTGCGGGAGGGCGCCGCACGGTTCGCGGCCGATCTGGGGCGCTTCGATGCTCACCGGTTGGGCGTGGTCTTGCGCCGCGTCTTCCGTCGCTGA
- a CDS encoding DUF3040 domain-containing protein, whose protein sequence is MPLSEHEQRLLDQIERALYAEDPKFAHAVRAKDPQVHYKRRIVKAVLGFVLGVVVLMTGLVINAGTATIVVSVAGFLLMVLCCVWGLTSWKRMAGIGTDPDSAARPRLGGVRRPARGGFMERLEERWRRRMEGQ, encoded by the coding sequence GTGCCGCTCTCTGAGCACGAGCAGCGTCTGCTCGACCAGATCGAGCGGGCGTTGTACGCCGAGGATCCGAAGTTCGCGCACGCCGTCCGCGCCAAGGATCCTCAGGTGCATTACAAGCGCCGGATCGTCAAGGCGGTCCTCGGTTTCGTGCTGGGCGTGGTGGTGTTGATGACGGGCCTGGTCATCAACGCGGGCACCGCCACGATCGTGGTCAGCGTCGCCGGCTTCCTGCTCATGGTGCTCTGCTGCGTGTGGGGCCTGACCAGCTGGAAGCGCATGGCGGGCATCGGCACCGACCCCGATTCGGCCGCCCGCCCGCGCCTGGGCGGCGTCCGCCGGCCGGCTCGGGGCGGCTTCATGGAACGCCTGGAGGAGCGCTGGCGCCGCCGCATGGAGGGCCAGTGA
- a CDS encoding DNA polymerase IV: MSRKQQLPRPGPPPGPPADDTGCGILHVDMDAFYVSVELRERPQLRGRPVIVGGTGGRGVVASASYEARAFGVHSAMPMARARRLCPQAVVLPPRHEVYARVSAEIMEIFRAVTPLVEPLALDEAFLDVSGARRLLGRPAEIGRRIRAQVAAQQGITCSVGVAATKFVAKLASTRCKPDGLLVVPTEQVVEFLHPLPVAVLWGVGERTEQRLRRLGLRTVGDLARYPVAALRRELGDALGEHLHELAWGRDRRPVTPHSPDKSIGAEETFERDIADPELIRRELLRLSERVGARLRAAGLAGRTIGVKLRTDRFRTLTRARTLDEPTDLSRVIYLTSCELYEAAGLRGVPLRLVGVRVENLTPPGRTPRQLALDEAENSWREAERAVDQVVRRFGKGMVRPASLVDRPGGRGDNCDGSDVRA; encoded by the coding sequence GTGAGCCGCAAGCAGCAGCTGCCCCGCCCGGGGCCGCCGCCCGGCCCGCCGGCCGACGACACCGGCTGCGGCATCCTGCACGTCGACATGGACGCCTTCTACGTCAGCGTCGAGCTGCGGGAACGTCCCCAGCTGCGCGGGCGCCCGGTGATCGTGGGCGGGACCGGCGGACGCGGGGTGGTCGCCTCCGCCTCCTATGAGGCCCGCGCCTTCGGGGTGCACTCGGCGATGCCCATGGCCCGGGCCCGGCGGTTGTGCCCGCAGGCGGTGGTGCTGCCGCCCCGGCACGAGGTCTACGCCCGCGTCTCCGCCGAGATCATGGAGATCTTCCGGGCCGTCACCCCGCTGGTGGAGCCGCTGGCCCTGGATGAGGCGTTCTTGGACGTCAGCGGGGCGCGCCGGCTGCTGGGCCGGCCGGCGGAGATCGGCCGGCGCATCCGCGCGCAGGTCGCCGCGCAGCAGGGCATCACCTGCTCGGTGGGGGTGGCCGCCACCAAGTTCGTCGCCAAGCTGGCCTCCACCCGCTGCAAACCCGACGGCCTGCTGGTGGTGCCCACCGAGCAGGTGGTGGAGTTCCTGCACCCGCTGCCGGTGGCCGTGCTGTGGGGAGTGGGGGAGCGCACCGAGCAGCGGCTGCGCCGCCTGGGCCTGCGGACCGTGGGGGACCTGGCCCGCTACCCGGTGGCGGCGCTGCGCCGCGAGCTGGGCGATGCGCTGGGCGAGCACTTGCACGAACTGGCCTGGGGACGCGACCGGCGGCCGGTCACCCCGCACTCGCCCGACAAGAGCATCGGCGCCGAGGAGACCTTCGAACGCGACATCGCCGACCCCGAGCTGATCCGGCGGGAGCTGCTGCGGCTGTCGGAACGGGTCGGGGCGCGGCTGCGGGCCGCCGGGCTCGCCGGCCGGACCATCGGCGTCAAACTGCGCACCGACCGGTTCCGCACCCTGACCCGGGCCCGCACCTTGGACGAGCCCACCGATCTCTCCCGGGTGATCTACCTCACCTCGTGTGAGTTGTACGAGGCCGCAGGGCTGAGGGGGGTGCCGCTGCGGCTGGTGGGCGTCCGTGTGGAGAACCTCACTCCACCCGGGCGCACCCCGCGGCAACTGGCCTTGGACGAGGCGGAAAACTCCTGGCGGGAGGCCGAACGCGCGGTGGACCAGGTGGTCCGGCGCTTCGGCAAGGGAATGGTCCGTCCCGCCTCGCTCGTCGACCGGCCCGGCGGGCGTGGCGACAACTGTGACGGAAGTGACGTGAGAGCTTAA
- a CDS encoding methyltransferase: MTDTIGGAGDVIMGTRGSGRVRTAVLWQALRRTVDELASTRPGGLEVIDAGGGTGGLAVPLASLGHKVTVVDASPDALAALERRAAEAGVAVASVQGDAGDLLDLIGPGRADLVLCHSVLEYTDDPAAVMAALAGTVRPGGAVSVLVAGRLAAAVHRALTGHFDQARRALTDPAGRWGERDPVPLRFTRQTLTELAEGAGLRVAELQGVRIFADLVPGALLDGEAEAVQSLIELETAASVHPVLRDLATQLHLLARK, from the coding sequence ATGACCGACACCATCGGCGGCGCCGGAGATGTGATCATGGGCACTCGGGGAAGCGGACGGGTGCGGACCGCCGTGCTGTGGCAGGCGCTGCGCCGCACGGTGGACGAGCTGGCGAGCACCAGGCCGGGCGGCCTGGAAGTGATCGACGCCGGCGGCGGCACCGGCGGCCTGGCCGTTCCGCTGGCCTCCCTGGGGCACAAGGTGACGGTGGTGGACGCCAGCCCCGATGCGCTGGCCGCCCTGGAACGCCGCGCCGCCGAGGCGGGCGTCGCCGTGGCGTCGGTGCAGGGCGACGCCGGCGACCTGCTGGACCTGATCGGCCCCGGGCGGGCCGACCTGGTGCTGTGCCACAGCGTGCTGGAGTACACCGACGACCCGGCCGCGGTGATGGCCGCGCTGGCCGGCACGGTCCGCCCCGGCGGGGCGGTCAGCGTGCTGGTGGCCGGCCGGCTCGCCGCCGCCGTGCACCGCGCCCTGACCGGCCACTTCGATCAGGCCCGCCGGGCGCTGACCGACCCGGCCGGCCGGTGGGGTGAGCGCGACCCGGTGCCGCTGCGCTTCACCCGGCAGACGCTGACGGAGCTGGCCGAGGGCGCCGGGCTGCGCGTGGCCGAGCTGCAGGGGGTGCGGATCTTCGCCGACCTGGTGCCGGGGGCGCTGCTGGACGGCGAAGCGGAGGCCGTGCAGTCGCTGATCGAGCTGGAGACGGCCGCGTCCGTCCACCCGGTGCTGCGCGATCTGGCCACCCAGCTGCATCTGCTGGCCCGCAAGTAG
- the nusB gene encoding transcription antitermination factor NusB has product MAARTKARKLALDILYAAEMRGERPTDVLAQRGRPNTDEISAREHAVRLIEGVQEHRERIDELLATYATGWTLDRMPAVDRNLLRLGAYELLWVDDVPDGVAIAEAVALATELSTDESPRFVNGLLSRLQRLKPSLAL; this is encoded by the coding sequence ATGGCAGCACGCACCAAGGCCCGCAAGCTGGCCCTGGACATCCTGTACGCCGCCGAGATGCGCGGCGAGCGGCCCACCGACGTGCTCGCCCAGCGCGGCCGTCCCAACACCGACGAGATCTCCGCCCGCGAGCACGCCGTCCGGCTGATCGAGGGCGTGCAGGAGCACCGGGAGCGGATCGACGAGCTGCTGGCCACCTACGCCACCGGCTGGACGCTGGACCGCATGCCGGCCGTCGACCGCAACCTGTTGCGGCTGGGCGCCTATGAGCTGCTGTGGGTCGACGACGTGCCCGACGGCGTGGCCATCGCCGAGGCGGTGGCACTGGCCACCGAGCTGTCCACCGACGAGTCCCCCCGCTTCGTCAACGGGCTGCTGTCCCGGCTGCAGCGGCTCAAGCCGTCCCTGGCCCTGTAG
- the efp gene encoding elongation factor P — protein sequence MTTTNDLKNGMTLNLDGQLWTVLEFQHVKPGKGGAFVRTKLKNVLSGKVVDKTFNAGVKVEVASVDKREMQYLYREGEDFVFMDTETYDQPHIPAATVGDAANYLLPEQTAVVAFHNETPLYVELPAAVVLEVTHTEPGLQGDRSTGGTKPATLETGAEIQVPLFITTGEKVKVDTRTGEYLGRA from the coding sequence GTGACCACCACGAACGACCTGAAGAACGGCATGACGCTGAACCTCGACGGCCAGCTGTGGACCGTCCTGGAGTTCCAGCACGTCAAGCCAGGCAAGGGCGGCGCGTTCGTGCGCACCAAGCTCAAGAACGTGCTCTCCGGCAAGGTCGTGGACAAGACCTTCAACGCCGGTGTCAAGGTCGAGGTCGCCAGCGTCGACAAACGCGAGATGCAGTACCTGTACCGTGAGGGCGAGGACTTCGTCTTCATGGACACCGAGACCTACGACCAGCCGCACATCCCGGCGGCCACCGTGGGGGACGCGGCCAACTACCTGCTGCCCGAGCAGACCGCGGTGGTGGCCTTCCACAACGAGACCCCGCTGTATGTGGAGCTGCCCGCCGCGGTGGTGCTGGAGGTCACCCACACCGAGCCGGGCCTGCAGGGCGACCGCTCCACCGGCGGCACCAAGCCCGCCACCTTGGAGACCGGGGCCGAGATCCAGGTGCCGCTGTTCATCACCACCGGCGAGAAGGTCAAGGTCGACACCCGCACCGGCGAGTACCTCGGCCGGGCCTGA